Proteins encoded by one window of Manihot esculenta cultivar AM560-2 chromosome 10, M.esculenta_v8, whole genome shotgun sequence:
- the LOC110624266 gene encoding uncharacterized protein LOC110624266, with protein sequence MARNGGGGEAVPPLSSSSRSRPGPDPFLVVCRCFSFITALTAILCIAVNVLSAIRSFKKGYDIFDGIFRCYAVVIAFFVVVAETEWGFITKFWKVLEYWAARGMLQIFVAVMTRAFPDYSARQKNLILLQNIASYMLLACGVVYVVSGILCIGYLKRTRQHKEITREQALKDLEQLERRREELEQLLVVERV encoded by the exons ATGGCGAGAAACGGAGGAGGTGGAGAGGCCGTTCCTCCGTTATCATCCAGCTCGAGATCAAGACCAGGGCCAGACCCCTTTTTGGTTGTTTGTAGATGCTTCAGCTTCATCACTGCTCTCACTGCTATTCTCTGCATTGCCGTTAACGTTCTCTCCGCCATCCGATCCTTCAAGAAAGGATATGAT ATATTCGATGGGATTTTTCGGTGTTACGCGGTGGTGATTGCGTTTTTTGTGGTGGTTGCCGAGACGGAGTGGGGTTTTATCACCAAGTTCTGGAAG GTGTTGGAATATTGGGCTGCTAGGGGCATGCTGCAgatctt TGTTGCAGTCATGACAAGAGCTTTCCCTGACTATTCAGCAAGACAGAAGAATCTTATTCTTCTTCAAAATATAGCAAGCTATATGCTGCTTGCTTGTGGTGTGGTCTATGTTGTTTCG GGAATTTTATGCATTGGCTATCTCAAACGTACTCGCCAGCACAAGGAAATTACACGGGAGCAGGCACTCAAGGATCTGGAG CAATTGGAGCGGCGGAGGGAGGAACTTGAACAATTGCTTGTGGTGGAAAGAGTTTGA